In one Microbacterium invictum genomic region, the following are encoded:
- a CDS encoding dihydroxyacetone kinase family protein produces the protein MTRIHNDPSDFVSQALAGFAAAHPSLIRAVDGGVVRAAPAPRGSVALVVGGGSGHYPAFAGVVGQGLAAGAVCGNIFTSPSAGQAYRVAKAAHRGGGVLFSFGNYAGDVLHFGEAEERLRAEGIDARTVLCTDDIASAPINEIDKRRGIAGDFVVFKVAGAAAERGDDIDEVERLARHANHRTRTLGVAFGGCTFPGAGEPLFTVPEGMMSIGLGIHGEPGIRDVPRTSSAELAGILVDQLLADVPESRGARAAVIVNGLGSVKYEELFVLFGDVAARLRDAGITVVEPEVGELVTSLDMAGASVTLLWLDEELEPLWAAPAYTPAYRKGAVDPAAPGDEEGEDVADLAAAEVAAASDWSRAAATRALAYLEAARAVIHENEAELGRIDAIAGDGDHGVGMRTGIDAACAAADPSVGLSAMLTAAGDAWSEKAGGTSGALWGAMLAAVGRTLDDENVDARDAVAGAARAALDAVTSRGGATVGDKTMVDALDPYVRTLEEHLRVGDAVGAALLAAAGAASTAAEETAALRPKLGRARPLAEKSIGHPDAGATSLALIAIALARTAGQDETSRKEQ, from the coding sequence ATGACGAGAATCCACAACGATCCGTCCGACTTCGTCTCCCAGGCGCTCGCGGGGTTCGCGGCGGCCCACCCGAGCCTGATCCGCGCCGTCGACGGCGGAGTGGTGCGCGCGGCGCCCGCACCGCGAGGAAGCGTGGCGCTGGTGGTCGGTGGCGGCTCGGGTCACTATCCCGCGTTCGCGGGTGTCGTCGGGCAGGGGCTCGCCGCCGGGGCTGTGTGCGGCAATATCTTCACCTCGCCGTCGGCCGGCCAGGCGTACCGAGTGGCGAAAGCCGCGCACCGGGGCGGCGGGGTGCTGTTCAGCTTCGGCAACTACGCGGGCGACGTGCTGCACTTCGGCGAGGCCGAGGAGCGTCTGCGCGCCGAGGGCATCGACGCCCGGACGGTGCTCTGCACCGACGACATCGCCAGTGCCCCGATCAACGAGATCGACAAGCGTCGCGGTATCGCCGGCGACTTCGTGGTCTTCAAGGTCGCGGGGGCGGCCGCCGAGCGGGGTGACGACATCGACGAGGTGGAGCGCCTCGCCCGCCACGCCAATCACCGCACGCGCACCCTCGGCGTCGCCTTCGGCGGGTGCACGTTCCCGGGGGCGGGCGAACCGCTCTTCACCGTGCCGGAGGGGATGATGTCGATCGGCCTCGGCATCCACGGTGAACCCGGGATCCGCGATGTGCCGAGGACGAGCTCGGCCGAGCTCGCCGGCATCCTCGTCGATCAACTGCTCGCCGACGTTCCCGAATCCCGCGGCGCCCGGGCCGCGGTCATCGTCAACGGTCTCGGTTCGGTGAAATACGAAGAGCTCTTCGTCCTCTTCGGCGACGTCGCCGCACGGCTGCGGGACGCAGGGATCACCGTGGTGGAACCCGAGGTCGGTGAACTGGTCACCAGCCTCGACATGGCGGGGGCGTCGGTCACTCTCCTGTGGCTCGACGAGGAGCTCGAACCGCTGTGGGCCGCGCCCGCGTACACGCCCGCGTACCGCAAGGGAGCCGTCGACCCGGCCGCGCCGGGTGACGAGGAGGGGGAGGATGTCGCAGACCTCGCCGCTGCCGAGGTCGCTGCGGCGTCGGACTGGTCTCGCGCCGCTGCGACGAGAGCCCTCGCCTACCTCGAGGCCGCGCGCGCGGTCATCCATGAGAACGAAGCCGAGCTCGGACGCATCGATGCCATCGCCGGCGACGGCGACCACGGCGTCGGCATGCGCACGGGCATCGACGCGGCGTGCGCCGCCGCCGATCCGTCCGTCGGCCTCTCCGCGATGCTCACCGCCGCCGGAGACGCGTGGAGTGAGAAGGCCGGGGGCACCTCGGGTGCGCTGTGGGGTGCGATGCTCGCCGCCGTCGGACGCACTCTCGATGACGAGAATGTCGACGCCCGTGACGCGGTCGCTGGCGCAGCCCGCGCCGCGCTCGACGCCGTCACCTCGCGGGGCGGCGCGACGGTCGGCGACAAGACCATGGTCGACGCGCTCGACCCGTACGTCCGCACGCTCGAGGAGCACCTGCGGGTAGGCGACGCGGTGGGGGCTGCTCTGCTGGCCGCGGCGGGAGCCGCGTCGACCGCGGCGGAGGAGACGGCGGCGCTTCGCCCGAAGCTCGGCCGAGCCCGTCCGCTTGCGGAGAAGAGCATCGGGCACCCCGACGCCGGAGCCACCTCGCTCGCCCTCATCGCCATCGCCCTCGCGCGCACCGCCGGGCAGGACGAGACATCCCGGAAGGAACAGTGA
- a CDS encoding ribose-5-phosphate isomerase, translated as MTDTLRIVVGSDDAGYEYKTALKELLEADERVAVVTDVGVGGDEHTDYPHVAVEAARRIAQGEADRALLICGTGLGVAISANKVPGVRAVTAHDSYSVERSVLSNNAQVLTMGQRVIGLELAKRLVGEWLEYRFDPSSASATKVAAIDAYDREVSA; from the coding sequence ATGACCGACACCCTGCGGATCGTCGTCGGAAGCGACGACGCCGGCTATGAATACAAGACGGCGCTGAAGGAACTGCTCGAGGCCGATGAGCGCGTCGCCGTCGTCACCGACGTCGGCGTCGGCGGCGATGAGCACACCGACTACCCCCATGTCGCGGTCGAGGCGGCCCGGCGCATCGCTCAGGGCGAGGCCGATCGGGCCCTCCTCATCTGCGGGACCGGGCTCGGTGTGGCCATCTCGGCGAACAAGGTGCCGGGCGTGAGAGCGGTCACCGCGCACGACAGCTACTCGGTCGAGCGCTCCGTGCTCAGCAACAACGCGCAGGTGCTGACCATGGGGCAGCGCGTCATCGGTCTGGAGCTCGCCAAGCGCCTGGTGGGCGAGTGGCTCGAGTACCGCTTCGACCCGTCGTCCGCCTCGGCGACGAAGGTCGCCGCGATCGACGCGTACGACCGCGAGGTGAGCGCATGA
- a CDS encoding 3-hydroxyacyl-CoA dehydrogenase family protein, which translates to MSRIAIVGSGYMGGGMAQVFALGGHDVVISDVTAEIAAANLERIRTETAQFEEQGLFAPGATDIITARISAAESIEVAVADADVVEEAVPERIEIKHETLRRISAAAPASAVIGSNTSTISIAALAEAVTRPERFLGVHFSNPAPFVPGVEIIPHAGTDEATIRAAEEIIAGSGKVPARVKDVTGFVLNRLQYALFHEATQLVEEGVATPEDIDAVVRSTFGFRLPFFGPFAIADMAGLDVYAFCYASLQGTFPERFATPAILAERVAAGELGTKTGSGFRDIAPERIAELVAYRNRAYAKMAQLLDELGPSPFDAV; encoded by the coding sequence ATGAGCCGCATCGCGATCGTCGGCAGCGGCTACATGGGCGGCGGGATGGCACAGGTGTTCGCCCTCGGCGGCCACGACGTCGTGATCTCCGATGTGACGGCCGAGATCGCCGCGGCCAACCTCGAGCGCATCCGCACCGAGACGGCGCAGTTCGAGGAGCAGGGGCTCTTCGCCCCCGGCGCGACCGACATCATCACTGCGCGCATCTCGGCGGCCGAGAGCATCGAGGTGGCCGTCGCGGACGCCGACGTCGTCGAAGAGGCGGTGCCCGAACGCATCGAGATCAAGCACGAGACGCTGCGGCGCATCTCGGCTGCCGCACCAGCGTCGGCCGTCATTGGCAGCAACACGTCGACCATCTCGATCGCCGCGCTCGCCGAGGCCGTCACTCGGCCCGAACGATTCCTCGGGGTGCACTTCTCCAACCCCGCGCCGTTCGTGCCCGGGGTGGAGATCATTCCGCACGCAGGGACCGACGAGGCGACGATCCGGGCGGCGGAGGAGATCATCGCCGGGTCGGGCAAGGTGCCGGCGCGCGTGAAAGATGTCACGGGGTTCGTCCTGAATCGCCTGCAGTACGCCCTCTTCCACGAGGCGACGCAGCTGGTCGAGGAGGGCGTGGCCACGCCGGAGGACATCGACGCCGTCGTCCGATCGACCTTCGGGTTCCGACTGCCGTTCTTCGGGCCCTTCGCGATCGCCGACATGGCGGGCCTCGACGTCTACGCGTTCTGCTACGCCTCGCTCCAGGGCACCTTCCCGGAGCGCTTCGCAACGCCGGCGATCCTCGCCGAGCGGGTCGCGGCCGGGGAGCTCGGGACGAAGACCGGCTCGGGGTTCCGCGACATCGCGCCGGAGCGGATCGCCGAGCTCGTCGCGTACCGCAACCGGGCCTACGCCAAGATGGCTCAGCTTCTCGACGAGCTGGGGCCGTCGCCGTTCGACGCGGTGTGA
- a CDS encoding aquaporin produces the protein MTVDGAPAPVWRRALAEFLGTGLLVAIVVGSGIAAQRLSDDVGLQLLENSFATALGLGVLILLFAPVSGAHFNPVVSLTDALLGRADRSGLSPRVVVAYVVAQAVGGIGGAILANAMFDVSTSISTTDRATPSTLLAEVVATAGLVLLIAGLTRAQRSIPVIAAAIGAYIGAAYWFTSSTSFANPAVTLGRVFTDTFAGIAPVSALWFVGAQLAGALIAVGLIGLLFPAAADRPSPGSRSTLGDRPSLGR, from the coding sequence GTGACGGTCGACGGCGCGCCCGCGCCCGTCTGGCGTCGGGCCCTGGCGGAGTTCCTCGGCACCGGGCTCCTCGTCGCCATCGTCGTGGGCTCGGGCATCGCGGCGCAGCGACTGTCCGACGACGTCGGGCTCCAGCTCCTGGAGAACTCCTTCGCCACCGCCCTCGGTCTCGGCGTACTCATCCTGCTGTTCGCACCGGTCTCGGGCGCGCACTTCAATCCCGTGGTCTCGCTCACGGATGCGCTCCTCGGCCGCGCGGATCGCTCAGGGCTCAGCCCGCGGGTCGTGGTCGCCTACGTTGTCGCGCAAGCCGTCGGGGGCATCGGCGGCGCCATCCTCGCGAACGCAATGTTCGACGTCTCCACGTCGATCTCGACGACCGATCGTGCCACCCCGTCAACCCTCCTCGCGGAGGTCGTCGCCACGGCGGGCCTGGTGCTGCTCATCGCCGGGCTCACCCGCGCCCAGCGGTCGATCCCCGTGATCGCCGCCGCGATCGGCGCCTACATCGGGGCGGCGTACTGGTTCACCAGCTCGACGTCCTTCGCCAACCCCGCGGTGACCCTCGGGCGCGTCTTCACCGACACGTTCGCGGGCATCGCGCCGGTCTCGGCGCTGTGGTTCGTCGGCGCCCAGCTCGCGGGTGCGCTCATCGCCGTCGGGCTCATCGGGCTGCTCTTCCCCGCCGCCGCAGACCGCCCCTCCCCCGGCTCGCGCTCCACGCTCGGTGATCGACCTTCGCTCGGTCGATAG
- a CDS encoding arsenate reductase ArsC, whose product MSVTSGMQGLLSNEAVLHRAAQRLAQSFTGMVNEETVERVVFESYAALARTATVSSHLPSVTEKFARDRLTALAQSKGLIAKPVPEILYVCVQNSGRSQMAAALTRHLAGERVHVRSAGSQPAAEINTQVVAVLAEIGIEVGDEFPKPLTDDVVRAADAVVTMGCGDACPLYPGKRYLDWQLADPAELDLDGVRLVRDDVRAHVEHLLGELVPGLAATRA is encoded by the coding sequence ATGAGCGTCACCTCGGGGATGCAGGGCCTCCTCTCCAACGAGGCCGTCCTGCACCGCGCCGCGCAGCGCCTCGCGCAGAGCTTCACCGGCATGGTCAACGAAGAGACCGTCGAGCGGGTCGTGTTCGAGTCGTACGCGGCGCTCGCGCGGACTGCCACGGTCTCAAGTCACCTCCCGAGCGTCACCGAGAAGTTCGCCCGTGACCGCCTCACCGCCCTGGCCCAATCGAAGGGTCTCATCGCCAAGCCCGTGCCCGAGATCCTGTACGTCTGCGTGCAGAACTCCGGCCGCTCGCAGATGGCGGCGGCTCTCACCCGGCACCTGGCCGGCGAGCGGGTGCACGTGCGGTCGGCGGGGTCGCAGCCGGCTGCCGAGATCAATACCCAGGTCGTCGCCGTCCTGGCCGAGATCGGCATCGAGGTGGGTGACGAGTTCCCCAAACCCCTCACAGACGACGTCGTCCGCGCCGCGGACGCGGTCGTGACGATGGGATGCGGCGACGCCTGCCCCCTCTACCCCGGCAAGCGATACCTCGACTGGCAGCTCGCCGACCCGGCGGAGCTCGACCTCGACGGGGTGCGACTGGTGCGCGACGACGTGCGCGCGCATGTCGAGCACCTGCTCGGCGAGCTCGTGCCCGGGCTCGCGGCGACCCGCGCGTGA
- a CDS encoding arsenate reductase ArsC translates to MSDKPTVLFVCVHNAGRSQMAAGFLRELAGDRVEVLSAGSEPKDQINPVAVEAMAEEGIDIAGQQPKILTVEAVKESDVVITMGCGDACPIFPGKRYEDWELEDPAGQGIDAVRRIRDDIRGRIKDLISELTPASAS, encoded by the coding sequence ATGTCCGACAAGCCCACCGTCCTGTTCGTCTGCGTGCACAACGCCGGGAGGTCGCAGATGGCGGCCGGATTCCTGCGAGAGCTCGCCGGCGATCGCGTCGAGGTCCTCTCCGCGGGGTCGGAGCCGAAGGACCAGATCAACCCGGTCGCCGTCGAGGCCATGGCCGAGGAGGGCATCGACATCGCCGGCCAGCAGCCGAAGATCCTCACCGTGGAGGCCGTCAAGGAGTCCGACGTCGTCATCACGATGGGATGCGGCGACGCCTGCCCGATCTTCCCCGGCAAGCGCTACGAGGACTGGGAGCTCGAAGACCCCGCCGGCCAGGGGATCGACGCCGTGCGGCGCATCCGCGACGACATCCGGGGCCGGATCAAGGACCTGATCTCCGAACTCACTCCGGCGAGCGCGTCATGA
- a CDS encoding metalloregulator ArsR/SmtB family transcription factor encodes MSMGTDDAGLTLLADPTRARIVRMIRDSADGRVLVGRVAESLGLRQPTVSHHMAALHDEGIVRREKDGRRVWYSLDPAHEERVSALLGPATASGEADLSRVIDDLTARYRGVFSPETVARYVTDSHRLLTVAGRPALETSRTAAFAASRLDDLTRIEGHAPDRPTVLFVCVQNAGRSQIAAGIVRQLAGDRVIVKTAGSAPAADVRSSIVHALDEIGVPLGGEFPKPLSDEAVRAADWVITMGCGDACPVYPGRRYLDWEIEDPVGKPAEAVRRIRNDIEARVRDLLSSLAETAA; translated from the coding sequence ATGAGTATGGGAACGGATGACGCGGGGCTGACGCTCCTCGCTGACCCGACCCGCGCACGGATCGTGCGGATGATCCGCGACAGCGCCGACGGCCGCGTGCTCGTCGGACGGGTCGCGGAGTCTCTCGGCCTGCGCCAGCCCACCGTCAGCCATCACATGGCCGCGCTCCACGACGAGGGGATCGTGCGCCGCGAGAAGGACGGGAGGCGGGTGTGGTACTCCCTCGACCCGGCACACGAAGAGCGCGTCTCGGCTCTCCTCGGGCCCGCGACCGCCTCAGGCGAAGCCGATCTCTCGCGCGTGATCGACGACCTCACCGCCCGCTACCGCGGGGTGTTCAGCCCCGAGACGGTCGCCCGCTACGTCACCGACAGTCATCGGCTGCTCACCGTGGCCGGCCGCCCGGCGCTGGAGACCTCGCGAACGGCCGCGTTCGCCGCATCCCGACTCGACGATCTCACCCGCATCGAGGGGCACGCGCCCGACCGCCCGACCGTGCTGTTCGTCTGCGTGCAGAACGCCGGCCGCTCGCAGATCGCCGCGGGGATCGTCCGCCAACTCGCCGGCGACCGCGTCATCGTGAAGACCGCGGGCTCTGCCCCCGCGGCCGACGTGCGCTCCTCGATCGTCCACGCGCTCGACGAGATCGGGGTGCCGCTGGGCGGAGAATTCCCCAAGCCCCTGAGCGATGAGGCCGTGCGGGCGGCGGACTGGGTCATCACGATGGGATGCGGCGACGCGTGCCCGGTCTACCCCGGACGCCGCTACCTCGACTGGGAGATCGAGGATCCGGTCGGAAAGCCGGCCGAGGCCGTCCGTCGCATCCGGAACGACATCGAGGCGCGTGTGCGCGACCTCCTGAGCTCACTCGCGGAGACCGCCGCCTAG
- a CDS encoding N-acetyltransferase family protein produces the protein MISVRAMTASDWPRVEAILAEGIAEGEATFESTTPSWEQFDSGKIAHPRLVAELDGEVAGWVAASRVSAREVYRGVIEHSVYVDSLFRGRRIGAVLLQAFLDAADAAGYWTVQSSIFPENTASLRLHERAGFRVVGTREHIAQSTNGPHAGQWRSTVLLERRSARNGL, from the coding sequence ATGATCTCGGTGCGGGCGATGACGGCGTCGGACTGGCCGCGCGTCGAGGCGATCCTCGCCGAGGGCATCGCGGAGGGAGAGGCGACGTTCGAGAGCACGACGCCGTCGTGGGAGCAGTTCGACTCGGGCAAGATCGCGCACCCACGGCTCGTCGCCGAGCTCGACGGCGAGGTGGCCGGGTGGGTGGCCGCCTCCCGCGTCTCGGCACGCGAGGTCTACCGCGGCGTCATCGAGCACTCGGTGTACGTCGACTCCCTATTCCGGGGCCGCCGGATCGGTGCCGTGCTCCTCCAGGCATTCCTGGATGCCGCCGACGCGGCCGGGTACTGGACGGTGCAGTCGAGCATCTTCCCCGAGAACACCGCGAGCCTCCGCCTCCACGAGCGCGCCGGATTCCGGGTCGTCGGCACCCGCGAGCACATCGCGCAGTCGACGAACGGTCCGCACGCCGGTCAGTGGCGCTCGACGGTGCTCCTGGAGCGCCGATCGGCCCGCAACGGCCTCTGA
- a CDS encoding NAD(P)-binding domain-containing protein produces the protein MTLLDLAPRTRTTPRLATLPVAIIGAGPIGLAAAAHLAERGIAFDVFEAGPAPASGVRLWGHTRLFSPWRHLVDPAAQRLLERNGWTAPADLDTAPTGHELADRLLEPLAALEEIAPHVHYGTRVTAVAREGMDRTRTAGRADTPFLLRIDRGGEIVDLAARAVIDASGTYTTPNPLASSGLDPLGTAEVSDRILHALPDVAGADRARLTGRDVTVVGAGHSAANTLLALAALADEEPETRVTWLIRNAGAVRVTTSPDDELADRARLGSRVDALVDTGRIRRVDSFEISRVAPYGDGIRVIGTRRGEPAHHVTDLVVAATGFRPNLDMLREIRLDLDDIVEAPRRLAPLIDPNVHTCGTVEPHGFAELRHPEPGFFLAGMKSYGRAPTFLLATGYEQVRSITAWIAGDMAAATTVSLTLPTTGVCSTDVGGSCC, from the coding sequence ATGACACTCCTCGACCTCGCTCCGCGCACCCGCACGACGCCGCGCCTGGCCACCCTCCCCGTCGCGATCATCGGCGCCGGACCGATCGGGCTCGCCGCCGCCGCGCACCTGGCCGAGCGCGGCATCGCGTTCGACGTCTTCGAGGCGGGCCCCGCCCCGGCATCCGGCGTACGGCTCTGGGGACACACCCGCCTCTTCTCCCCCTGGCGCCACCTCGTCGACCCCGCCGCGCAGCGCCTGCTCGAACGGAACGGCTGGACGGCCCCCGCAGACCTCGACACCGCACCCACCGGCCACGAACTCGCCGACCGACTGCTCGAGCCGCTCGCCGCGCTCGAGGAGATCGCCCCGCACGTGCACTACGGCACGCGCGTGACCGCGGTCGCCCGCGAGGGCATGGACCGCACCCGGACCGCCGGTCGCGCCGACACCCCGTTCCTCCTGCGCATCGACCGTGGCGGCGAGATCGTCGACCTCGCCGCGCGAGCGGTGATCGACGCCTCGGGCACGTACACGACCCCGAACCCCCTCGCCTCCTCGGGCCTCGACCCGCTCGGCACCGCCGAGGTCTCCGACCGCATCCTGCACGCCCTCCCCGACGTCGCCGGCGCCGATCGCGCCCGACTCACCGGCCGCGACGTCACGGTCGTGGGCGCCGGGCACTCCGCGGCGAACACCCTCCTCGCCCTCGCGGCGCTGGCCGACGAAGAGCCCGAGACCCGGGTGACGTGGCTGATCCGCAACGCGGGCGCCGTCCGGGTCACCACCTCTCCCGACGACGAGCTCGCCGACCGGGCGCGTCTGGGCTCGCGGGTCGACGCGCTCGTCGACACCGGTCGCATCCGCCGCGTGGACTCGTTCGAGATCTCGCGGGTCGCACCGTACGGCGACGGGATCCGCGTGATCGGCACCCGTCGCGGCGAACCCGCACACCACGTCACCGACCTCGTCGTGGCCGCGACCGGCTTCCGCCCGAACCTCGACATGCTCCGCGAGATCCGGCTCGATCTCGACGACATCGTCGAGGCCCCGCGGCGCCTCGCCCCGTTGATCGATCCGAACGTGCACACCTGCGGCACGGTCGAGCCCCACGGATTCGCCGAGCTGCGGCATCCCGAGCCCGGCTTCTTCCTCGCCGGAATGAAGTCCTATGGTCGCGCACCGACGTTCCTCCTCGCGACCGGCTACGAGCAGGTGCGCTCCATCACGGCGTGGATCGCCGGCGACATGGCCGCAGCGACGACGGTCTCGCTCACCCTGCCGACGACCGGCGTCTGCTCCACGGATGTCGGCGGTTCCTGCTGCTGA
- a CDS encoding metalloregulator ArsR/SmtB family transcription factor has protein sequence MPASLPLLDVPAAVCCAPLTREPLGPEDAENLASQLKALADPARLRLLSIVASSPDQEACVCDLIEPLGLAQPTVSHHLKVLTRAGFLSRSQRGTWAYYRLQPEALPSIAAVLTAP, from the coding sequence ATGCCCGCCTCCCTGCCCCTCCTCGACGTCCCCGCGGCGGTCTGCTGTGCACCCCTGACGCGTGAGCCGCTGGGGCCCGAGGATGCCGAGAATCTGGCGTCGCAGCTGAAGGCGCTCGCCGATCCGGCCCGGCTCCGACTCCTGTCGATCGTGGCGTCCTCTCCCGATCAGGAAGCCTGCGTCTGCGACCTCATCGAACCGCTGGGTCTCGCTCAGCCCACGGTCTCGCACCATCTGAAGGTGCTGACGCGCGCGGGCTTTCTCTCCCGCTCCCAGCGGGGGACGTGGGCGTACTATCGGCTTCAGCCCGAGGCGCTGCCCTCGATCGCGGCGGTCCTCACGGCTCCCTGA
- a CDS encoding TetR/AcrR family transcriptional regulator: MTSDTAAADAAPRGRRGRPGNDREHVLAVAVALFIEKGYDATSVADLADRLGVTKSALYHHFSSKDELLGLALDDALTALEGVFDEPAAEAGAQLERVIRGAVGVLVEKLPEVTLLLRVRGNGPVEQAALERRRAFDHRVTEVVTRAQDEAMLRPDVDPAVATRLVFGMVNSLTEWYRPGGALDADSLADAVLAQALEGLRPRRP, translated from the coding sequence GTGACGAGCGACACCGCGGCCGCCGACGCCGCGCCGCGCGGGCGGCGCGGGCGGCCGGGGAACGACCGCGAACACGTGCTCGCCGTCGCCGTCGCCCTCTTCATCGAGAAGGGGTACGACGCGACCTCGGTCGCCGATCTCGCCGACCGACTCGGCGTGACGAAGTCTGCGCTGTACCACCACTTCTCCTCGAAGGACGAGCTGCTCGGCCTCGCCCTCGACGACGCCCTCACCGCCCTCGAGGGTGTCTTCGACGAACCGGCCGCCGAAGCGGGCGCGCAGCTCGAGCGGGTAATTCGGGGCGCCGTCGGCGTCCTCGTGGAGAAGCTTCCCGAGGTCACGCTGCTGCTGCGCGTGCGCGGCAACGGACCCGTCGAACAGGCCGCGCTCGAGCGCCGCCGCGCCTTCGACCACCGCGTCACCGAGGTCGTGACCCGCGCCCAGGACGAGGCGATGCTGCGCCCCGACGTAGACCCGGCCGTCGCCACCCGCCTGGTGTTCGGCATGGTGAATTCGCTGACCGAGTGGTACCGCCCGGGCGGCGCACTCGATGCCGATTCCCTGGCCGACGCGGTTCTTGCGCAGGCCCTCGAGGGCCTGCGCCCCCGGCGCCCCTGA
- a CDS encoding enoyl-CoA hydratase/isomerase family protein codes for MTRSPLRVEHASDWTVVTLDRPEVRNAIDQATVDALHTVCADLEHEPRTLIVTGSGGIFASGADIAELRVRRAADARRAINQAVFMRVRALPMPVIAALDGYALGGGAELAYAADIRIATPSVKIGNPETGLGIMAAAGATWRLPAIVGEARAAEMLLTGRILDADEALSWGLVSALHPADELLAAAHALADRIARNDPLATRYTKQVLQTEPLDQPALVNELQAELFESPEKIRRMTAFLERRAR; via the coding sequence ATGACCCGCTCACCCCTGCGCGTCGAGCACGCCTCCGACTGGACCGTCGTCACCCTCGACCGCCCCGAGGTGCGCAACGCCATCGACCAGGCGACCGTCGATGCGCTGCACACGGTCTGCGCCGACCTCGAGCATGAACCCCGGACGTTGATCGTCACCGGCTCGGGCGGCATCTTCGCCTCGGGCGCCGACATCGCCGAGCTCCGCGTCCGGCGCGCCGCCGACGCCCGCCGGGCGATCAACCAGGCGGTCTTCATGCGTGTGCGCGCCCTCCCCATGCCCGTCATCGCCGCACTCGACGGCTATGCCCTGGGCGGCGGGGCCGAGCTCGCCTACGCCGCCGACATCCGCATCGCCACGCCCTCGGTCAAGATCGGAAACCCCGAAACCGGCCTCGGCATCATGGCCGCCGCCGGGGCGACCTGGCGCCTTCCCGCGATCGTCGGCGAGGCGCGCGCGGCCGAGATGCTCCTCACCGGCCGCATCCTCGACGCCGACGAGGCGCTGTCGTGGGGGCTCGTGTCGGCGCTGCATCCGGCGGATGAGCTCCTGGCCGCCGCGCACGCGCTCGCCGATCGCATCGCCCGCAACGACCCGCTCGCCACCCGGTACACCAAGCAGGTGCTGCAGACCGAACCCCTCGACCAGCCCGCGCTCGTGAACGAGCTCCAGGCCGAGCTGTTCGAGAGCCCCGAGAAGATCCGCCGCATGACCGCCTTCCTGGAACGGAGAGCCCGATGA
- a CDS encoding 3-hydroxyacyl-CoA dehydrogenase family protein yields MTDAAEPAPRPDAPTGPIAPPSRVGVLGGGRMGSGIAHAFLLAGSEVTVVERDAEAAEAARGRILASVADSIRRGATDRSQAALAASVHLSTDVSDLAGAGLVVEAVPEDRDLKRDALARIEAVIAPDAVLASNTSSIGLAALAGALRDPARFLGLHFFNPVPASRLVEIVVGDVTAAGVVESARGWVEALGKTPIVVADAPGFASSRLGLALALEAIRMVEAGVASPADIDAAMELGYRHPAGPLRTTDLVGLDVRLAIAEELHATLGDRFAPPDLLRRMVADGRLGRKTGRGFYEWSTP; encoded by the coding sequence ATGACGGATGCCGCTGAGCCCGCGCCCCGCCCCGACGCGCCGACCGGCCCGATCGCCCCGCCCTCGCGGGTCGGCGTGCTCGGCGGCGGTCGGATGGGCTCCGGGATCGCGCACGCGTTCCTCCTGGCCGGGTCAGAGGTCACGGTCGTCGAGCGGGACGCCGAGGCCGCCGAGGCCGCACGCGGCCGCATCCTCGCGAGCGTCGCCGATTCCATCCGCCGGGGGGCGACCGATCGCAGCCAGGCGGCGCTCGCGGCATCCGTCCATCTCTCCACCGACGTGAGCGACCTCGCCGGGGCGGGCCTCGTCGTCGAGGCGGTGCCCGAAGACCGCGACCTGAAGCGCGACGCCCTCGCGCGCATCGAGGCGGTCATCGCGCCCGACGCCGTGCTCGCCAGCAACACCTCGTCGATCGGCCTCGCCGCACTCGCGGGCGCCTTGCGCGACCCCGCTCGCTTCCTCGGGCTGCACTTCTTCAACCCGGTGCCCGCGTCCCGGCTCGTCGAGATCGTCGTCGGCGACGTGACTGCGGCCGGCGTCGTGGAGAGCGCGCGCGGGTGGGTCGAGGCGCTCGGCAAGACGCCGATCGTGGTCGCCGACGCCCCCGGTTTCGCGTCGAGCCGGCTCGGGCTGGCGCTCGCGCTCGAGGCGATCCGCATGGTGGAGGCCGGGGTCGCGAGCCCCGCCGACATCGACGCGGCCATGGAGCTCGGCTACCGCCACCCCGCGGGGCCCCTCCGCACGACCGACCTCGTCGGACTCGACGTCCGCCTCGCGATCGCCGAAGAGCTGCACGCCACTCTCGGTGACCGCTTCGCCCCGCCCGACCTGCTGCGCCGCATGGTCGCCGACGGCCGCCTCGGCCGCAAGACCGGGCGCGGCTTCTACGAATGGAGCACGCCGTGA